The genomic stretch CAGCCCCTCCCCGGTCACCACCGCCTCGTCCTGACCGGTGCGCTCGGTGGCCCGGGCCAGCTCACGGGCGTAGTCGTCGTCCACCTGCCGCGGCGGCACCGGGGTGTCCCAGCTGCGCCACGACCCGGCGTCCAGCACCAGGTCGCGCAGCGCGCGGGCGTCCAGCCGGGTCACGGCAGGCCCAGCTCCGCCCGGATCGCGTCGCCGTCGGCGCCGAGCACCGGGGGAGCCGCGTGGTCGCGCCGGGTCGTCTCGGTCTCGCCGTCCGGCCCGGGGGCGAAGAACCGCAGCGGCGGGCCGGGCAGCGTGAGCTCCCCGGCGGTCGCGTGCTCGACGGTGACCTTCAGCCCCTGGGACGCCACCTGGTCCCAGGCGTAGACCTCGTCCAGGGTGCGCACCTTCCCCGCCGGCACGCCCGCGGCGTCCAGCCGGGCCAGCAGCTCGGGCGCGGGGATCTCGGCGAACGCGCCCTCCAGCAGCTCGATCACCTGCGCGCGGTGCTCGACCCGCTCACCGTTCGTGGCCATGCGCGGCGCTGCGGGGTCCAGCCCGAACTCGTTGCACAGCCGGCGCCACAGGCCCTCGCTGCCGCAGGACAGCTGCACGCTGCCCCCGGCGCAGCGGAAGAGGCCGTACGGGGCGATCGAGGGGTGGTGGTTGCCCTGGGCGCGGGGCACCCGGCCGGCCACCGTGTGCGCCGTGCCCTGGAAGGCGTGCACCCCGACGACCGAGGCGAGCAGCGAGGTGCGCACCACCTGGCCGCGGCCGGTGCGCTCCCGCTCGTACA from Modestobacter roseus encodes the following:
- a CDS encoding CaiB/BaiF CoA transferase family protein yields the protein MSGALDGVLVVDLTRALAGPHAGMMLGDLGARVIKVENPGSGDDSRGWGPPFVETAQGRESTYFFSANRNKESIALDLKDDADKAVLTELLRRADVLLENFRPGTLARLGFGTDVLAELNPRLVQLSISGFGHDGPEGQRAGYDQIAQGEAGLMSLTGAGPDDPQKVGVPIGDLLAGMYGAYGVLAALYERERTGRGQVVRTSLLASVVGVHAFQGTAHTVAGRVPRAQGNHHPSIAPYGLFRCAGGSVQLSCGSEGLWRRLCNEFGLDPAAPRMATNGERVEHRAQVIELLEGAFAEIPAPELLARLDAAGVPAGKVRTLDEVYAWDQVASQGLKVTVEHATAGELTLPGPPLRFFAPGPDGETETTRRDHAAPPVLGADGDAIRAELGLP